The following proteins come from a genomic window of Micromonospora echinofusca:
- a CDS encoding ArsR/SmtB family transcription factor, translating into MPKQLGGGGDGNDDVALDGVFHALSDPTRRRVVELLGRGPATTSELARPFDMALPSFTQHLGVLERSGLVTSEKKGRVRTYRLAPESLAHVDSWLACQRAVWSRRLDQLDSILHDLKEQQT; encoded by the coding sequence ATGCCTAAGCAATTGGGCGGCGGCGGGGACGGCAACGACGACGTGGCCCTGGACGGCGTGTTCCACGCGCTGTCGGACCCCACCCGCCGCCGGGTCGTCGAGCTGCTCGGTCGGGGTCCCGCCACGACCAGCGAGCTCGCCCGCCCGTTCGACATGGCACTGCCCTCGTTCACCCAGCACCTGGGCGTTTTGGAGCGCTCCGGCCTGGTGACGTCGGAGAAGAAGGGGCGGGTGCGCACCTACCGGCTCGCCCCCGAGTCGCTCGCCCACGTCGACAGCTGGCTCGCGTGCCAGCGCGCGGTGTGGTCCCGACGCCTCGACCAACTCGACTCGATTCTGCACGATCTGAAGGAGCAGCAGACATGA
- a CDS encoding SRPBCC family protein — MNAYPHVDPDLDLVLTRTVDVAPELVWKAWTTPELLVKWFAPRPWSTSACEIDLRPGGRFHTVMRSPEGEEYPSTGCILVVEEGSTLAFTSGLGPGFRPQVGGDGFPFTAVVRIEGTGGGTKYTATAIHADASARKSHEEMGFVEGWSAALDQLVEVVKAR, encoded by the coding sequence ATGAACGCCTACCCGCACGTGGACCCGGATCTCGACCTCGTCCTGACGCGCACCGTCGACGTCGCGCCCGAGCTGGTCTGGAAGGCCTGGACGACGCCCGAGCTGCTCGTGAAGTGGTTCGCCCCCCGGCCCTGGTCGACCTCCGCCTGCGAGATCGACCTTCGGCCCGGCGGCAGGTTCCACACCGTGATGCGCTCGCCCGAGGGCGAGGAGTACCCGAGCACCGGGTGCATCCTCGTCGTCGAGGAGGGCTCGACGCTGGCCTTCACCTCGGGGCTGGGCCCCGGCTTCCGTCCCCAGGTCGGCGGCGACGGCTTCCCGTTCACCGCGGTCGTCCGGATCGAGGGCACCGGCGGCGGCACGAAGTACACCGCCACGGCGATCCACGCCGACGCCTCGGCGAGGAAGTCGCACGAGGAGATGGGCTTCGTCGAAGGCTGGAGCGCCGCGCTGGACCAGCTGGTCGAGGTCGTCAAGGCCCGCTGA
- a CDS encoding tetratricopeptide repeat protein: MTGRRPRRLSLLLAIGGVVGGTVSAVLGNVTGNLLSELSVAQLGSASAGVIVLGLAAAMVVEWRRQRQQAAGPDDTEATPAAGTPTLPWPAGFTGRAGHVDAIIELLRKEHAVAVVGRRAVGTSACAVQAANLCRDDFPDGQYYLDLRRGGRPLDARQVLTALARILGTRPPASGRTDDLADAADELSGQLDGRAILVVLDNVDDPAQVRPLLPPTARTCRLLLAGTGALAALDGVVAHGLVEPDADDAVELFAAAGATAPVARPHRPDPRTDPAVRALVELCGRQPRTVAELGRRTAQHGWRHGDVLDALRRAVDTPPHQHVAASPATLLVTARDTAYHALGGEARRLWRLMSLSPVPLDRPTLAALDGRRPDRVAALLHELATGGFVTGAPGDRYEVRPLLAPYARMHLRHAEPARRRVAAQARLTRHLARRAERHAASLAVVGSPPDREPTLALDDDPYGWFDLHQELLLAVVRVPAGAAETLPRRVRRWWFRLAVALCGWLAHAGRLDDWAQVCRTVLATPTADDRPEIAGWAHNELGVLRRRRHDPQGAATALSLAVAERGRRGTAQARMNLGLVLLDLGQLDDAVEHLELSRRHRSAADRSGHALTDLGLGAARLARGELEVAHHHLVRAANAFRALGDARGYAAALTNLVLVHAGLGEHLDATQSWRAALREYDTVVDPTNRAAALLNAGAALLAATPAQARQAYGMLAESLRLRDGRPTAGLGRTLLHLGDAAAALGDAEEARRHWADAAGVCEEAGDVEGQAAADARLVGSDAPA, from the coding sequence GTGACGGGGCGCCGCCCCCGACGGCTGAGCCTGCTGCTCGCGATCGGCGGCGTGGTCGGCGGAACGGTCAGCGCGGTGCTCGGCAACGTCACCGGCAACCTGCTCTCCGAGCTCTCCGTCGCCCAGCTCGGCTCCGCCAGCGCCGGGGTGATCGTGCTCGGCCTCGCCGCCGCGATGGTCGTGGAGTGGCGCCGCCAGCGGCAGCAGGCCGCGGGGCCGGACGACACCGAGGCGACGCCGGCCGCCGGCACGCCCACCCTGCCGTGGCCGGCCGGGTTCACCGGGCGCGCCGGGCACGTCGACGCGATCATCGAGCTGTTGCGCAAGGAGCACGCGGTCGCGGTGGTCGGACGGCGGGCCGTCGGCACGTCGGCCTGCGCGGTCCAGGCCGCCAACCTGTGCCGGGACGACTTCCCCGACGGCCAGTACTACCTGGACCTGCGCCGGGGCGGCCGTCCGCTCGACGCCCGGCAGGTGCTGACCGCGCTGGCCCGGATCCTCGGCACCCGGCCGCCGGCGTCGGGGCGCACCGACGACCTCGCCGACGCCGCCGACGAGCTGAGCGGCCAGCTCGACGGCCGGGCGATCCTCGTGGTGCTGGACAACGTGGACGACCCGGCCCAGGTGCGACCGCTGCTGCCGCCGACGGCACGCACGTGCCGCCTGCTGCTGGCCGGCACGGGGGCGCTGGCCGCGCTGGACGGGGTGGTGGCGCACGGGCTCGTCGAGCCGGACGCCGACGACGCCGTCGAGCTGTTCGCGGCCGCCGGCGCCACCGCGCCCGTCGCCCGACCGCACCGCCCGGACCCGCGCACCGACCCGGCGGTACGCGCCCTCGTCGAGCTCTGCGGGCGCCAGCCCCGCACGGTCGCGGAGCTGGGTCGGCGTACGGCCCAGCACGGGTGGCGGCACGGCGACGTGCTCGACGCGCTGCGCCGCGCCGTCGACACTCCCCCGCACCAGCACGTCGCCGCCTCCCCGGCGACCCTGCTGGTGACCGCGCGGGACACCGCGTACCACGCGCTGGGCGGCGAGGCCCGGCGGTTGTGGCGACTGATGTCGCTCAGCCCGGTGCCGCTGGACCGGCCGACGCTCGCGGCGCTCGACGGTCGCCGCCCGGACCGGGTGGCCGCCCTGCTGCACGAGCTGGCCACTGGCGGGTTCGTCACCGGCGCTCCCGGCGACCGCTACGAGGTGCGCCCGCTGCTGGCCCCGTACGCCCGGATGCACCTGCGGCACGCGGAGCCTGCGCGGCGGCGGGTCGCCGCGCAGGCGCGACTCACCCGGCACCTGGCGCGGCGGGCCGAGCGGCACGCGGCGAGCCTGGCCGTGGTCGGCTCGCCGCCGGACCGGGAGCCGACGCTGGCGCTGGACGACGACCCGTACGGCTGGTTCGACCTGCACCAGGAGCTGCTGCTGGCCGTGGTGCGGGTGCCGGCGGGCGCGGCGGAGACCCTGCCCCGGCGGGTGCGCCGGTGGTGGTTCCGGCTGGCGGTGGCGCTGTGCGGGTGGCTCGCCCACGCCGGGCGGCTCGACGATTGGGCGCAGGTGTGCCGCACGGTGCTCGCCACGCCCACGGCCGACGACCGGCCGGAGATCGCCGGCTGGGCGCACAACGAGCTGGGGGTGCTGCGCCGCCGCCGGCACGACCCGCAGGGGGCGGCGACGGCGCTGAGCCTCGCGGTGGCGGAGCGGGGCCGGCGGGGCACCGCGCAGGCGCGGATGAACCTGGGCCTGGTGCTGCTGGACCTGGGGCAGCTCGACGACGCGGTGGAGCACCTGGAGCTGTCGCGGCGGCACCGCTCGGCGGCGGACCGGTCCGGGCACGCCCTGACCGACCTGGGTCTGGGTGCCGCCCGGCTGGCCCGCGGGGAGCTGGAGGTCGCGCACCACCACCTGGTCCGCGCGGCGAACGCCTTCCGCGCGCTCGGCGACGCCCGGGGCTACGCGGCGGCGCTGACCAACCTGGTGCTGGTGCACGCCGGGCTCGGCGAGCACCTCGACGCGACCCAGTCGTGGCGGGCGGCGCTGCGCGAGTACGACACGGTGGTCGACCCGACCAACCGGGCCGCCGCGCTGCTCAACGCGGGTGCCGCGCTGCTGGCCGCCACGCCGGCGCAGGCCCGGCAGGCGTACGGGATGCTGGCCGAGAGCCTGCGGCTGCGCGACGGGCGGCCGACGGCCGGGCTGGGGCGGACGCTGCTGCACCTGGGCGACGCGGCGGCGGCCCTCGGCGACGCCGAGGAGGCCCGGCGGCACTGGGCGGACGCGGCGGGCGTGTGCGAGGAGGCGGGGGACGTCGAAGGTCAGGCCGCGGCCGACGCCCGCCTGGTGGGCAGCGACGCGCCGGCCTGA
- a CDS encoding extracellular catalytic domain type 2 short-chain-length polyhydroxyalkanoate depolymerase, translating into MTAPLRATAALVTALLLVLTATVPAQAAATPATKAPVAGTLRAYNVSGVYVAGVSSGGYMATQLHVAYSSRIRGAAVFAAGPYYCAQNNVAQALDGCGDNVYPTNVSALQAYTRTWASYGWVDPVGNLSGDPVYVLHGTNDTVVQKSVTDDLVRYYRHFGANVQYDSGTPAGHAWVTPYGTLGCATTASPFLADCGTDPQSALLRKLLGSVRAPNTGPLGGSLIRFSQHTYAVNGWADGLSMAADGFAYVPASCAAGQSCRLLVALHGCLQGHGAVGTAFVDRANLNQYADTNQLIVLYPQARAAAANPNGCWDWWGYLGATNYPIKGGAQVETIMNMVRRLDG; encoded by the coding sequence ATGACCGCACCGCTGAGGGCCACCGCCGCCCTCGTCACCGCCCTGCTGCTCGTCCTCACCGCCACCGTCCCCGCCCAGGCCGCCGCCACCCCCGCCACCAAGGCCCCGGTCGCCGGCACGCTGCGCGCCTACAACGTCTCCGGCGTGTACGTCGCCGGCGTCTCCTCCGGTGGCTACATGGCCACCCAGCTGCACGTCGCCTACTCGTCGCGGATCCGGGGCGCGGCGGTCTTCGCCGCGGGGCCGTACTACTGCGCGCAGAACAACGTCGCCCAGGCACTCGACGGCTGCGGCGACAACGTGTACCCCACGAACGTGTCGGCCCTGCAGGCGTACACCCGGACGTGGGCCTCCTACGGCTGGGTCGACCCGGTGGGCAACCTGTCCGGCGATCCCGTGTACGTCCTGCACGGCACCAACGACACCGTGGTCCAGAAGTCCGTCACCGACGACCTGGTCCGGTACTACCGGCACTTCGGTGCCAACGTGCAGTACGACAGCGGCACCCCGGCCGGCCACGCCTGGGTCACCCCGTACGGGACCCTGGGGTGCGCCACCACGGCGTCGCCGTTCCTCGCCGACTGCGGCACCGACCCGCAGAGCGCCCTGCTGCGCAAGCTGCTCGGCAGCGTACGGGCGCCGAACACCGGCCCGCTGGGCGGCAGTCTGATCCGGTTCAGCCAGCACACGTACGCGGTCAACGGCTGGGCCGACGGCCTGAGCATGGCCGCCGACGGGTTCGCCTACGTGCCGGCGTCCTGCGCCGCCGGGCAGTCCTGCCGGCTGCTCGTCGCCCTGCACGGCTGCCTCCAGGGCCACGGCGCGGTCGGCACCGCCTTCGTGGACCGGGCGAACCTCAACCAGTACGCCGACACCAACCAGTTGATCGTGCTCTACCCCCAGGCGCGCGCCGCCGCCGCCAACCCGAACGGCTGCTGGGACTGGTGGGGCTACCTGGGCGCGACGAACTACCCGATCAAGGGCGGCGCCCAGGTGGAGACGATCATGAACATGGTGCGCCGGCTGGACGGCTGA
- a CDS encoding ABC transporter ATP-binding protein has translation MSDPGLALAGVSAAYRGATVLHEVDLAVARGELLVVLGPSGAGKSTVLRVVAGLEPVTAGRVRIAGRDVTAERPGRRNVSMVFQSYALFPHLSVAENIAFGLEVRDTPRAAARERARAAAETVGCAGLLDRRPAQLSGGERQRVALARALVREPDVFLLDEPLSNLDQALRVQMRAELRALHDRLGATMVHVTHDQTEALVLADRIAVLRDGRIEQVGTPDEIWRTPATTFVARFVGSPAMNLLPADGPLRPAGAPAPGADHDGMEIGFRPEAVALDAAEGTDATVERIEVVGEDAYAYLTLAGGHRIVARVPAARRPGRGATVRVGVRWADAHVFHAGSGRRYAP, from the coding sequence GTGAGTGACCCTGGCCTCGCCCTGGCCGGGGTCTCGGCCGCGTACCGGGGCGCGACCGTGCTGCACGAGGTGGACCTGGCCGTCGCCCGGGGCGAGCTGCTGGTGGTGCTCGGCCCGTCGGGCGCCGGCAAGTCGACCGTGCTGCGGGTCGTCGCCGGCCTGGAGCCGGTCACCGCCGGCCGTGTCCGCATCGCCGGCCGCGACGTCACCGCCGAGCGCCCCGGCCGGCGCAACGTGTCGATGGTGTTCCAGTCGTACGCGCTCTTTCCGCACCTGAGCGTCGCCGAGAACATCGCGTTCGGCCTGGAGGTGCGCGACACGCCCCGCGCGGCGGCCCGCGAGCGGGCCCGCGCGGCGGCCGAGACGGTCGGCTGCGCCGGGCTGCTGGACCGGCGGCCCGCGCAGCTCTCCGGCGGCGAACGGCAGCGGGTGGCACTGGCCCGGGCGCTGGTGCGCGAGCCGGACGTGTTCCTGCTCGACGAGCCGCTGTCCAACCTCGACCAGGCGCTGCGGGTGCAGATGCGCGCCGAGCTGCGCGCCCTGCACGACCGGCTGGGCGCGACGATGGTGCACGTCACCCACGACCAGACCGAGGCGCTGGTGCTGGCCGACCGGATCGCCGTGCTGCGCGACGGGCGCATCGAGCAGGTCGGCACCCCCGACGAGATCTGGCGCACCCCGGCCACCACCTTCGTGGCCCGCTTCGTCGGTTCCCCGGCGATGAACCTGCTCCCGGCCGACGGTCCGCTGCGCCCCGCCGGCGCCCCGGCCCCGGGTGCCGACCACGACGGCATGGAGATCGGCTTTCGTCCCGAGGCGGTCGCCCTCGACGCCGCCGAGGGCACGGACGCCACCGTCGAGCGGATCGAGGTGGTCGGCGAGGACGCGTACGCGTACCTGACCCTCGCCGGCGGGCACCGGATCGTCGCCCGGGTGCCCGCCGCCCGCCGCCCCGGGCGCGGCGCGACGGTACGCGTCGGGGTGCGCTGGGCCGACGCGCACGTCTTCCACGCCGGCTCCGGGCGCCGGTACGCCCCGTGA
- a CDS encoding GNAT family N-acetyltransferase, with the protein MEFEVRRIGPESTAEAADVLADAFDGYPWMAWTVAADRHRERLAAMFAGTVAAVGLPHGDVWAAVGPAGRLAAVAVWLPPDRPVPDEVWAAVAARNAELAGDRQLALRAADEACAALRSAEPASLLATVGVRRVEQGRGLGARVLAPGLAEADRAGLPAVLETSSEPNVRFYRRLGFVVTGQARVPDGGPDVWAMRRPAAGERV; encoded by the coding sequence ATGGAGTTCGAGGTACGCCGCATCGGGCCGGAGTCGACCGCCGAGGCGGCCGACGTGCTGGCCGACGCCTTCGACGGGTACCCCTGGATGGCCTGGACGGTGGCGGCCGACCGGCACCGGGAGCGGCTGGCGGCGATGTTCGCCGGCACCGTCGCCGCCGTCGGGCTGCCCCACGGTGACGTCTGGGCGGCGGTGGGCCCCGCCGGCCGGCTGGCGGCGGTGGCGGTCTGGCTGCCCCCGGACCGGCCGGTGCCGGACGAGGTCTGGGCCGCCGTCGCGGCCCGCAACGCCGAGCTGGCCGGCGACCGGCAGCTGGCGCTGCGCGCCGCCGACGAGGCCTGCGCCGCGCTGCGGTCGGCCGAGCCGGCGTCGCTGCTCGCCACCGTCGGCGTGCGCCGGGTCGAGCAGGGCCGGGGGCTGGGCGCCAGGGTGCTGGCGCCGGGCCTGGCCGAGGCCGACCGGGCCGGCCTGCCGGCGGTGCTGGAGACCTCGTCGGAGCCGAACGTGCGCTTCTACCGGCGGCTCGGTTTCGTCGTCACCGGCCAGGCGCGGGTGCCCGACGGTGGGCCCGACGTGTGGGCGATGCGGCGTCCGGCGGCCGGCGAGCGGGTGTAG
- a CDS encoding archease produces MQRRPGRGHRRLPHTADVRIEAWAPTRQECVAEAVAALVDTFVDPAGARPGARREFHAPAGDGDADLLVGVLDEVIFRMETAGELPLHTAVADDGAGGLRVRWRTADTDAVELVGAVPKAVSLHGLRFGPDGGGWSCAVTLDV; encoded by the coding sequence ATGCAGCGACGACCCGGGCGGGGGCACCGCCGCCTGCCGCACACCGCCGACGTCCGCATCGAGGCGTGGGCGCCGACCCGGCAGGAGTGCGTCGCCGAGGCGGTCGCCGCGCTGGTCGACACGTTCGTCGACCCCGCCGGGGCGCGGCCGGGCGCGCGGCGGGAGTTCCACGCGCCGGCCGGCGACGGCGACGCGGACCTGCTGGTGGGGGTGCTCGACGAGGTGATCTTCCGGATGGAGACGGCGGGTGAGCTACCGCTGCACACCGCCGTGGCCGACGACGGTGCCGGCGGCCTGCGGGTGCGCTGGCGCACGGCGGACACCGACGCCGTCGAGCTGGTCGGCGCGGTGCCGAAGGCCGTCTCCCTGCACGGGCTGCGCTTCGGCCCCGACGGCGGGGGCTGGTCCTGCGCGGTGACGCTGGACGTGTGA
- the ygiD gene encoding 4,5-DOPA-extradiol-dioxygenase, with the protein MSGGTVPTVMPAAFIGHGSPMNALELNRYTQAWRAFGRAVPRPRAILVVSAHWYVGATAVTAMPRPRTIHDFYGFPQELFDVDYPAPGLPELAEEVADVVHPTWVGADVDSWGIDHGTWSVLTHAFPDADIPVVQLSINAFKGLDHHLDLGARLAPLRERGVLVVASGNVVHNLRGVDPRMLDEGFDWARRFDEAAKDVMLGGPTEVAALDAHRDFGRAVPTPDHFIPLLYLAGLAGAAGNGAQVLVDGYAYGSLSMTAYTLGLSCRTDAPLAGAPALPTDVPPDSANI; encoded by the coding sequence ATGAGCGGCGGGACCGTTCCAACGGTGATGCCGGCCGCGTTCATCGGTCACGGCAGTCCGATGAACGCGCTGGAGCTCAACCGCTACACGCAGGCGTGGCGCGCCTTCGGGCGGGCGGTCCCGCGGCCCCGGGCGATCCTGGTGGTGTCGGCGCACTGGTACGTCGGCGCCACCGCCGTCACCGCGATGCCCCGGCCGAGGACGATCCACGACTTCTACGGCTTCCCGCAGGAGTTGTTCGACGTCGACTACCCCGCGCCCGGCCTGCCGGAGCTGGCCGAGGAGGTCGCCGACGTCGTCCATCCCACCTGGGTCGGGGCGGACGTCGACTCGTGGGGGATCGACCACGGCACCTGGTCGGTGCTCACCCACGCGTTCCCCGACGCCGACATCCCGGTCGTGCAGCTGAGCATCAACGCGTTCAAGGGCCTGGACCACCATCTCGACCTGGGCGCGAGGCTCGCCCCGCTGCGCGAGCGCGGCGTGCTCGTCGTGGCCAGCGGCAACGTGGTGCACAACCTGCGGGGGGTGGACCCGCGCATGCTCGACGAGGGCTTCGACTGGGCGCGGCGATTCGACGAGGCGGCGAAGGACGTGATGCTCGGCGGGCCGACCGAGGTGGCCGCGCTGGACGCCCACCGCGACTTCGGCCGCGCCGTGCCGACGCCGGACCACTTCATCCCGCTGCTCTACCTGGCAGGCCTCGCCGGCGCGGCCGGCAACGGCGCGCAGGTGCTGGTGGACGGGTACGCGTACGGGTCGCTGTCGATGACCGCCTACACGCTGGGGTTGTCCTGCCGCACCGACGCCCCGCTGGCCGGCGCGCCCGCCCTGCCGACTGACGTGCCGCCGGACTCGGCCAACATCTGA
- a CDS encoding RtcB family protein, with the protein MELVEESPYRFRIDRHDPMRVPGVVFASRSLLPDAGEDRSLEQVANVATLPGIVDASYAMPDVHWGYGFPIGGVAATDVAHGGVVSPGGVGFDISCGVRLLAADTDRDGLRPRLGALMDGLGEATPRGMGRGAVWHLSDRAELDAVLRGGSRYAVERGFGVQRDLERCEDAGAVGDADPARVSERAIERGAGQVGSLGSGNHFLEVQAVDEVYDDAVATAFGLRPGQVCVMIHCGSRGLGHQICTDYVRKMEKVMARHGIHVPDRQLACAPVSSAEGRAYLGAMAAAANYARANRQLLADAARRVFARVTGSRLDLVYDISHNLAKIETHDVDGAPRALCVHRKGATRALPPGHDELPDDLRGVGQPVLIPGSMGTGSYVLTGVPGSPAFASTCHGAGRVQSRRQAVRSERGLDPRAQLEEQDIAVRGASRRGLAEEMPAAYKDVSAVVAAAEGAGLCRKVARLVPLGVVKG; encoded by the coding sequence ATGGAGCTGGTGGAGGAGTCGCCATACCGCTTCCGGATCGACCGGCACGACCCGATGCGGGTGCCGGGGGTGGTGTTCGCGTCCCGGTCGCTGCTGCCCGACGCCGGGGAGGACAGGTCGCTGGAGCAGGTCGCGAACGTCGCCACGCTGCCCGGCATCGTCGACGCCTCGTACGCCATGCCCGACGTGCACTGGGGCTACGGGTTCCCGATCGGCGGCGTGGCCGCCACCGACGTCGCGCACGGCGGGGTTGTCTCGCCCGGCGGGGTGGGCTTCGACATCTCCTGCGGCGTGCGGCTGCTCGCCGCCGACACCGACCGCGACGGGCTGCGGCCCCGCCTCGGCGCGCTGATGGACGGGCTGGGCGAGGCGACCCCGCGCGGCATGGGCAGGGGCGCGGTGTGGCACCTGTCGGATCGCGCGGAACTCGACGCGGTGCTGCGCGGCGGCTCCCGCTACGCCGTCGAGCGCGGCTTCGGCGTGCAGCGGGACCTGGAGCGCTGCGAGGACGCCGGGGCCGTCGGCGACGCCGATCCGGCGCGGGTCAGCGAGCGGGCGATCGAGCGCGGCGCGGGCCAGGTCGGCAGCCTCGGCTCCGGCAACCACTTCCTCGAGGTGCAGGCCGTCGACGAGGTGTACGACGACGCCGTGGCGACCGCCTTCGGGCTGCGCCCCGGCCAGGTCTGCGTGATGATCCACTGCGGGTCCCGTGGGCTGGGCCACCAGATCTGCACCGACTACGTGCGGAAGATGGAGAAGGTGATGGCCCGCCACGGCATTCACGTGCCGGACCGCCAGCTCGCCTGCGCCCCGGTCTCCTCCGCAGAGGGCCGCGCCTACCTGGGCGCGATGGCCGCCGCCGCCAACTACGCCCGGGCCAACCGGCAACTGCTGGCCGACGCCGCCCGCAGGGTCTTCGCCCGGGTCACCGGCAGCCGTCTCGACCTGGTCTACGACATCTCGCACAACCTCGCGAAGATCGAGACGCACGACGTCGACGGCGCGCCGCGCGCGCTGTGCGTGCACCGCAAGGGCGCCACCCGGGCGCTGCCGCCCGGGCACGACGAGCTGCCCGACGACCTGCGGGGCGTGGGCCAGCCGGTGCTGATCCCCGGCTCCATGGGCACCGGCTCGTACGTGCTCACCGGCGTGCCGGGCTCGCCGGCCTTCGCGTCCACCTGCCACGGCGCCGGCCGGGTGCAGAGCCGCAGGCAGGCCGTGCGCTCGGAGCGCGGTCTGGACCCGCGTGCCCAACTGGAGGAGCAGGACATCGCGGTGCGCGGTGCGTCGCGGCGCGGCCTGGCCGAGGAGATGCCGGCGGCGTACAAGGACGTCTCGGCGGTGGTGGCCGCCGCCGAGGGCGCCGGCCTGTGCCGCAAGGTGGCCCGGCTGGTCCCGCTCGGCGTGGTGAAGGGCTGA
- a CDS encoding carbohydrate ABC transporter permease: MLTPYLVGLVGLVLLPAAVTLGLAFTEYDLLRPPRWVGLDNLAALADDPVFRVSLTNSLVFALVAVPLRMLLALGLALLLHRRAFGVGSARTAAVLPTAVPEIAYGLLWLWLLNPLYGPINQLLRAGGENGLTALGRTPPQWLTDPTDARAAIIGMSLFTIGETFVVLVAARRALPRDVYEMAAIEDATGWDVFRRVTLPLMAPALALLAVRDAIQSLHFSFVPAFVVTDGGPPPYATTYLSLFVYRTGFEYLRYGYAAAATLVMILLTVAAVLVQWRLIRRYRAFYRL; encoded by the coding sequence ATGCTGACGCCGTACCTGGTGGGGCTGGTGGGCCTGGTGCTGCTGCCCGCCGCCGTCACCCTGGGGCTGGCGTTCACCGAGTACGACCTGCTGCGCCCGCCTCGCTGGGTGGGGCTGGACAATCTCGCAGCGCTGGCCGACGACCCGGTGTTCCGGGTGTCGCTGACCAACTCGCTGGTCTTCGCGCTGGTGGCCGTACCGCTGCGGATGCTGCTCGCCCTCGGCCTGGCGCTGCTGCTGCACCGCCGGGCGTTCGGCGTCGGCAGCGCCCGCACCGCGGCCGTGCTGCCGACCGCGGTGCCGGAGATCGCCTACGGGCTGCTCTGGCTCTGGCTGCTCAACCCCCTCTACGGCCCGATCAACCAGCTGCTGCGCGCGGGCGGGGAGAACGGCCTGACGGCGCTGGGGCGCACCCCGCCGCAGTGGCTCACCGACCCCACCGACGCCCGGGCGGCGATCATCGGAATGAGCCTGTTCACCATCGGCGAGACCTTCGTGGTGCTGGTGGCCGCCCGCCGCGCGCTGCCCCGCGACGTCTACGAGATGGCGGCGATCGAGGACGCCACCGGCTGGGACGTGTTCCGCCGCGTGACGCTGCCGCTGATGGCGCCGGCGCTGGCGCTGTTGGCGGTGCGCGACGCCATCCAGAGCCTGCACTTCTCCTTCGTGCCGGCGTTCGTGGTGACCGACGGCGGTCCGCCCCCGTACGCCACCACCTACCTGTCGCTGTTCGTCTACCGCACCGGCTTCGAGTACCTGCGCTACGGCTACGCGGCCGCCGCGACGCTGGTGATGATCCTGCTGACCGTGGCGGCGGTGCTGGTGCAGTGGCGGTTGATCCGCCGCTACCGGGCGTTCTACCGGCTCTGA
- a CDS encoding MBL fold metallo-hydrolase gives MRITKFTHSCVRLEHDGGVLVIDPGAWSEPRALAGADAVLVTHEHTDHVDVLRLAGLGVPVFVPADAVLPDLAPLPVTRVAAGQRFTAAGLTVTALGGRHAAIHGGQPDCANLGYLVGDAVYHPGDSLHRPDRPVETLLVPAQASWLKLTEAIDFATAVGAERVFPIHDAQLNERGLSSVNGWFAETVAGYRHLAPGESA, from the coding sequence ATGCGGATCACGAAGTTTACCCACTCCTGTGTCCGGCTGGAGCACGACGGCGGCGTGCTGGTCATCGACCCCGGCGCCTGGAGCGAGCCGCGCGCCCTGGCCGGCGCGGACGCCGTGCTGGTCACCCACGAGCACACCGACCACGTCGACGTGCTCCGGTTGGCGGGCCTCGGCGTGCCGGTCTTCGTGCCGGCGGACGCCGTCCTGCCCGACCTGGCGCCGCTGCCCGTGACCAGGGTCGCCGCCGGCCAGCGGTTCACCGCCGCCGGCCTCACCGTGACCGCGCTCGGCGGCCGGCACGCCGCCATCCACGGCGGGCAGCCCGACTGCGCCAACCTGGGCTACCTGGTCGGCGACGCCGTCTACCACCCGGGCGACTCCCTGCACCGGCCGGACCGGCCGGTCGAGACGCTGCTGGTCCCGGCCCAGGCGTCCTGGCTGAAGCTCACCGAGGCGATCGACTTCGCCACCGCCGTGGGGGCCGAGCGGGTGTTCCCGATCCACGACGCGCAGCTCAACGAACGCGGCCTGAGCAGCGTGAACGGCTGGTTCGCCGAGACCGTGGCCGGCTACCGCCACCTGGCGCCGGGGGAGTCCGCCTGA